The Burkholderia mayonis genome window below encodes:
- a CDS encoding ParA family protein has protein sequence MTVIVVANPKGGVGKSTLSTNLAGYFSAQGAWVALADLDRQQSAHAWLDLRPAALPAIETWALDPDSPAKPPRGLEYAIVDTPAGLHGNRMNVALEFADKVIVPLQPSMFDILATQQFLQRLASEKAVKKGLIEVGIVGMRVDARTRSAEQLHRFVEGLDLPVLGYLRDTQNYVQLAAHGLTLWDVAKSRVEKDLEQWLPIVEWAQK, from the coding sequence ATGACGGTGATCGTGGTGGCGAATCCGAAGGGCGGCGTAGGCAAGAGCACGCTGTCCACCAATCTGGCTGGGTATTTTTCGGCGCAGGGCGCATGGGTCGCGCTCGCCGATCTCGACCGGCAGCAGTCCGCGCACGCGTGGCTCGATCTGCGGCCGGCCGCGCTGCCCGCGATCGAGACCTGGGCGCTCGATCCCGATTCGCCGGCGAAGCCGCCGCGCGGCCTTGAATACGCGATCGTCGACACGCCGGCTGGCCTGCATGGCAATCGGATGAACGTCGCGCTCGAGTTCGCCGACAAGGTGATCGTGCCGCTGCAGCCGTCGATGTTCGATATCCTTGCGACCCAGCAATTCCTCCAGCGCCTCGCGAGCGAGAAGGCAGTGAAGAAGGGCTTGATCGAAGTGGGAATCGTCGGGATGCGGGTCGACGCGCGCACGCGCTCGGCCGAGCAACTGCACCGCTTCGTCGAGGGGCTCGATCTGCCGGTGCTCGGCTATCTGCGCGACACGCAGAACTACGTGCAGCTCGCCGCGCACGGCCTCACGCTGTGGGACGTTGCGAAAAGCCGCGTGGAGAAGGATCTCGAGCAGTGGCTGCCAATCGTCGAATGGGCGCAGAAGTAG
- a CDS encoding autotransporter assembly complex protein TamA → MAGRAPRQHAFSRAARGASSRAPGWRAFARRGLRVLLAGCVAALAAPAFAKYAVEIDAPRSVKSLLKQHLDIARFAKREDLSVDQFEFLVTATPQQVRELAATAGYFSPVVRTDVRTRGGERRVTVSVEPGAQTVVSAVDLTFDGPVASEDPKQETATRLAFSLKPGDAFTQSGWDDAKNAALKQLQARRYLGAKITASEARVDPRTREARLAVTFDSGPTFTLGELDVSGVRRYPEKIVRNVNPLSAGEIYDAKRIAELQRQLQNTPYYASVAIDVSDDVARPLDTSVHVKVSEYQYNSVRGGIGYATDTGPHIQGSYTYLDTFGAAWPLSVSGRIDKIQQYGQVQLSMPPGPRAWTNSILASYTNTNVSGTRIYSARVGAQRTRAGQFIDYTYSLMFYQDRLDQNGAGPTTSRALVPQWAWTRRDVDDPLFPRSGNLIHAEAGFAVKGVLTDQTFIRGYARGQQYMPIGKRDLFVFRAELGGVFTSGSSSGVPASLLFRAGGSNSVRGYGYQSIGNSVDGSVLPTKYLVTGTAEYQHWFNRDWGAATFFDIGTATDAWGEKVFYPGAGVGMRWRSPVGPVNFDLAYGLKNKSVRPYLTLGIAF, encoded by the coding sequence TTGGCAGGGCGGGCACCACGACAGCATGCTTTTTCGCGCGCCGCGCGCGGCGCGTCGAGCCGGGCGCCCGGATGGCGCGCATTTGCGCGGCGTGGCTTGCGCGTGCTGCTCGCCGGCTGCGTGGCCGCGCTCGCGGCGCCCGCGTTCGCGAAGTACGCGGTCGAGATCGACGCGCCGCGCTCGGTCAAGAGCCTGCTCAAGCAGCACCTCGACATCGCCCGCTTCGCGAAGCGCGAGGACTTGAGTGTTGACCAGTTCGAATTCCTCGTGACCGCGACGCCGCAACAGGTGCGCGAGCTTGCCGCGACGGCTGGCTACTTCTCGCCCGTCGTGCGCACCGACGTGCGCACGCGCGGCGGCGAGCGCCGCGTGACGGTGTCGGTCGAGCCGGGCGCGCAGACGGTCGTGTCGGCCGTCGATCTGACGTTCGACGGCCCGGTCGCGAGCGAGGACCCGAAGCAGGAGACGGCGACGCGCCTCGCGTTCTCGCTCAAGCCGGGCGACGCGTTCACGCAGTCCGGCTGGGACGACGCGAAGAACGCGGCGCTCAAGCAATTGCAGGCGCGCCGCTATCTCGGCGCGAAGATCACCGCGTCGGAGGCGCGCGTCGATCCGCGCACGCGCGAGGCGAGGCTCGCCGTGACGTTCGACAGCGGGCCGACGTTTACGCTCGGCGAGCTCGACGTGTCCGGCGTGCGCCGCTATCCGGAGAAGATCGTGCGCAACGTGAATCCGCTGTCCGCCGGCGAGATCTACGATGCGAAGCGCATCGCCGAATTGCAGCGCCAATTGCAGAACACGCCGTACTACGCGAGCGTCGCGATCGACGTATCGGACGACGTCGCGCGGCCGCTCGACACGTCCGTGCACGTGAAGGTCAGCGAGTATCAGTACAACAGCGTGCGCGGCGGGATCGGCTACGCGACCGACACGGGGCCGCACATCCAGGGCTCGTACACGTATCTCGACACGTTCGGCGCCGCGTGGCCGCTGTCGGTGTCGGGGCGGATCGACAAGATCCAGCAGTACGGGCAGGTCCAGCTTTCGATGCCGCCCGGCCCGCGCGCGTGGACCAACAGCATCCTCGCGTCGTACACGAACACGAACGTGTCGGGCACGCGGATCTACAGCGCGCGCGTCGGTGCGCAGCGCACGCGCGCCGGCCAGTTCATCGACTATACGTACTCGCTGATGTTCTATCAGGACCGGCTCGACCAGAACGGCGCCGGCCCGACGACGAGCCGCGCGCTCGTCCCGCAATGGGCGTGGACGCGCCGCGACGTCGACGATCCGCTGTTCCCGCGCTCGGGCAACCTGATCCATGCGGAAGCCGGCTTCGCGGTGAAGGGCGTGCTGACCGACCAGACGTTCATTCGCGGCTACGCGCGCGGCCAGCAATACATGCCGATCGGCAAGCGCGATCTCTTCGTGTTTCGCGCGGAGCTGGGCGGCGTGTTTACGAGCGGTAGCTCGTCGGGCGTGCCGGCGTCGCTCCTCTTCCGCGCGGGCGGCTCGAACTCGGTGCGCGGCTACGGCTATCAGAGCATCGGCAATTCGGTCGACGGCTCGGTGCTGCCGACCAAGTATCTCGTGACGGGCACGGCCGAATACCAGCACTGGTTCAATCGCGACTGGGGCGCAGCGACCTTCTTCGACATCGGCACGGCGACCGACGCGTGGGGCGAGAAGGTGTTCTATCCGGGCGCGGGTGTCGGCATGCGCTGGCGCAGCCCGGTCGGCCCGGTCAATTTCGATCTGGCTTACGGCTTGAAGAACAAGAGCGTGCGTCCGTATTTGACGCTCGGCATCGCATTCTGA
- a CDS encoding DUF3460 family protein, translating to MPYQSDITQFLNQLKQQKPTLEEEQRKGRSLLWDKQPIDLDERDTQQQSSVRQTSYVYYQNF from the coding sequence ATGCCGTACCAGTCCGACATCACGCAATTCCTGAATCAGCTGAAGCAGCAGAAGCCGACGCTCGAAGAAGAACAGCGCAAGGGCCGCTCGCTGCTGTGGGACAAGCAGCCGATCGACCTCGACGAGCGCGACACGCAGCAGCAATCGAGCGTTCGCCAGACCTCGTACGTCTACTACCAGAACTTCTGA
- the panC gene encoding pantoate--beta-alanine ligase, whose translation MKVISSIQELRDQLRGQNRIAFVPTMGNLHEGHLSLMRLARQHGDPVVASIFVNRLQFGPNEDFDKYPRTLQDDIEKLQKENVYVLFAPTERDMYPEPQEYRVQPPHDLGDILEGEFRPGFFTGVCTVVTKLMSCVQPRVAVFGKKDYQQLMIVRRMCQQLAIPVDIIAAETVRDADGLALSSRNRYLSPAERAEAPELAKTLARVRDAVQGGERDLAAIEQRAVDSLAARGWKPDYVSVRRRANLVAPSAAQTEAGEPLVVLAAAKLGATRLIDNLEI comes from the coding sequence ATGAAAGTCATCAGCTCGATCCAGGAACTGCGCGACCAGCTGCGCGGCCAGAACCGCATCGCGTTCGTGCCGACGATGGGCAACCTGCACGAGGGACACCTGTCGCTGATGCGGCTCGCGCGCCAGCACGGCGATCCCGTCGTCGCGAGCATCTTCGTGAACCGGCTGCAGTTCGGACCGAACGAGGACTTCGACAAATATCCGCGCACGCTGCAGGACGACATCGAGAAGCTGCAGAAGGAAAACGTCTACGTGCTGTTCGCGCCGACCGAGCGCGACATGTACCCTGAGCCGCAGGAATATCGCGTGCAGCCGCCGCACGATCTCGGCGACATCCTCGAAGGCGAGTTCCGCCCGGGCTTCTTCACCGGCGTGTGCACGGTCGTCACGAAGCTGATGTCGTGCGTGCAGCCGCGCGTCGCCGTGTTCGGCAAGAAGGACTACCAGCAGCTGATGATCGTGCGCCGGATGTGCCAGCAGCTCGCGATACCCGTCGACATCATCGCGGCCGAAACCGTGCGCGACGCCGACGGCCTCGCGCTGTCGTCGCGCAACCGCTATCTGAGCCCGGCCGAGCGCGCGGAAGCGCCCGAGCTCGCGAAGACGCTCGCGCGGGTGCGCGACGCAGTGCAGGGCGGCGAGCGCGACCTCGCGGCGATCGAGCAGCGCGCGGTCGACAGCCTCGCCGCGCGCGGCTGGAAGCCCGACTACGTGTCGGTCCGCAGGCGCGCGAACCTCGTCGCGCCGAGCGCGGCCCAAACCGAGGCGGGCGAGCCGCTCGTCGTGCTCGCGGCCGCGAAGCTTGGCGCAACGCGCCTCATCGACAATCTGGAAATCTGA
- the panD gene encoding aspartate 1-decarboxylase, whose product MQRHMLKSKIHRAAVTHCELHYEGSCAIDEDLLEAANIVENERIDIWNINNGERFSTYAIKGERGSGMISLNGSAARRAQLGDLVIIAAFAMIDEEELKAGWKPDLVFVGDDNKIKGSRDHVPTQNWT is encoded by the coding sequence ATGCAGCGCCACATGCTGAAATCGAAGATCCACCGCGCGGCGGTCACGCACTGCGAGCTGCACTACGAAGGCTCGTGCGCGATCGACGAAGACTTGCTCGAAGCCGCGAACATCGTCGAGAACGAGCGGATCGACATCTGGAACATCAACAACGGCGAGCGCTTCTCGACGTACGCGATCAAGGGCGAACGCGGCAGCGGGATGATCTCGCTGAACGGCTCGGCCGCGCGCCGCGCGCAATTGGGCGACCTCGTGATCATCGCCGCGTTCGCGATGATCGACGAGGAAGAGCTGAAGGCGGGCTGGAAGCCGGATCTCGTGTTCGTCGGCGACGACAACAAGATCAAGGGCAGCCGCGACCACGTGCCGACGCAGAACTGGACCTGA
- a CDS encoding segregation and condensation protein A, protein MSAADEASASAQPEDAIAAPAGADSTPDTVDGVAAFARLYGEPLFKLPQDLYIPPDALEIFLETFEGPLDLLLYLIRKQNFNVLDIPMADVTAQYLGYVDQIRESNLELAAEYLLMAAMLIEIKSRMLLPVKKADTGEEAEDPRAELVRRLLEYEQMKLAAQRLDQLPQLGRDFLRAEVYIEQSITPRFPDVNADDLRAAWADVLKRAKLVQHHRISREELSVREHMSLILRKLQNARFMEFADLFDTSRGMPVVVVNFIAMLELARESLVEITQAEPFAPIYVRLAYLPA, encoded by the coding sequence GTGAGCGCCGCCGACGAGGCCAGCGCCAGCGCGCAGCCCGAAGACGCGATCGCCGCGCCCGCAGGCGCGGATTCGACGCCCGACACGGTCGACGGCGTCGCGGCGTTCGCTCGCCTGTATGGCGAGCCGCTCTTCAAGTTGCCGCAGGACCTGTACATCCCGCCGGACGCGCTCGAAATCTTTCTCGAAACGTTCGAAGGTCCGCTCGATCTGCTGCTGTACCTGATCCGCAAGCAGAACTTCAACGTGCTCGACATCCCGATGGCGGACGTCACCGCGCAGTATCTCGGCTACGTCGATCAGATCCGTGAATCGAACCTGGAGCTCGCGGCCGAGTACCTGCTAATGGCGGCGATGCTGATCGAGATCAAGTCGCGGATGCTGCTGCCCGTGAAGAAGGCGGACACGGGCGAGGAAGCGGAGGATCCGCGCGCCGAGCTCGTGCGGCGCCTGCTCGAGTACGAGCAGATGAAACTCGCCGCGCAGCGCCTCGATCAGCTCCCGCAGCTCGGCCGCGACTTCCTGCGCGCCGAGGTGTACATCGAGCAGAGCATCACGCCGCGCTTCCCGGACGTGAACGCCGACGACCTGCGCGCCGCGTGGGCCGACGTGCTGAAGCGCGCGAAGCTCGTCCAGCATCACAGGATCTCGCGCGAGGAGCTGTCGGTGCGCGAGCACATGAGCCTCATCCTGCGCAAGCTGCAGAACGCGCGCTTCATGGAGTTCGCCGATCTATTCGACACGTCGCGCGGCATGCCCGTCGTCGTCGTCAACTTCATCGCGATGCTCGAGCTCGCGCGCGAATCGCTCGTCGAGATCACGCAGGCCGAGCCGTTCGCGCCGATCTACGTGCGGCTCGCTTATCTGCCGGCTTGA